One Mercenaria mercenaria strain notata chromosome 12, MADL_Memer_1, whole genome shotgun sequence DNA segment encodes these proteins:
- the LOC123534982 gene encoding complement C1q and tumor necrosis factor-related protein 9A-like isoform X2, whose translation MIVGFQSAQVNVSLATEPVCSKFDYEEKLLEKMIRTEIKVEAIESEIVKTQDSVLKTLNEIKKKVADINDKFEDLRNNITEEMIAKTKDLEKKEELFKNSFEELRTKFTNDMENQRNALTVAKEEMAKPSVAFYAHHVTDLVLDVSDEIIVFDTIITNEGSGYDTSTGIFTAPVEGLYQFTVHVCSKTGKYSVIGLSLAGKVVAAAVNYDKDSETCSSVGAVVRMNSGEQIWVKCTSGYSTYRLYQDNYRMNTFSGILLNN comes from the exons atgattgtaggattccagtctgcaca GGTCAATGTTTCTTTGGCTACAGAACCagtatgttcaaaatttgattaTGAAGAAAAGCTTCTAGAAAAAATGATCAGAACAGAGATTAAGGTTGAAGCGATAGAAAGTGAAATAGTGAAAACTCAAGATTCTGTCTTGAAGACTTTAAACGAAATAAAGAAGAAAGTTGCCGATATCAACGACAAATTTGAAGACCTGAGAAATAATATCACGGAAGAGATGATTGCAAAAACTAAGGATTTAGAGAAGAAAGAGG AACTCTTCAAGAATTCATTTGAGGAACTACGAACGAAATTCACAAACGACATGGAGAATCAAAGAAACGCTCTTACTGTTGCCAAAG AAGAGATGGCAAAGCCTTCCGTCGCATTTTATGCACACCACGTGACAGATCTGGTCCTTGATGTGAGTGACGAGATCATTGTGTTTGATACAATCATTACAAATGAGGGTTCTGGATATGATACATCCACAGGGATCTTCACAGCCCCTGTCGAAGGATTATACCAGTTCACCGTTCATGTGTGttcaaaaactggaaaatatTCTGTCATTGGCTTGTCACTGGCAGGAAAGGTTGTTGCGGCAGCAGTGAATTACGATAAAGACTCCGAAACCTGTAGTTCAGTAGGAGCAGTAGTTAGAATGAACTCTGGAGAACAGATATGGGTAAAATGTACATCAGGATATTCTACCTATAGGTTATATCAAGACAACTATAGAATGAACACATTTAGTGGCATTCTGCTTAACAACTAG
- the LOC123534982 gene encoding complement C1q and tumor necrosis factor-related protein 9A-like isoform X1: MLHSAVNAFVLLFLINRVNVSLATEPVCSKFDYEEKLLEKMIRTEIKVEAIESEIVKTQDSVLKTLNEIKKKVADINDKFEDLRNNITEEMIAKTKDLEKKEELFKNSFEELRTKFTNDMENQRNALTVAKEEMAKPSVAFYAHHVTDLVLDVSDEIIVFDTIITNEGSGYDTSTGIFTAPVEGLYQFTVHVCSKTGKYSVIGLSLAGKVVAAAVNYDKDSETCSSVGAVVRMNSGEQIWVKCTSGYSTYRLYQDNYRMNTFSGILLNN; encoded by the exons ATGTTGCACTCTGCTGTTAATGCGTTTGTTCTTTTGTTTCTTATAAATAGGGTCAATGTTTCTTTGGCTACAGAACCagtatgttcaaaatttgattaTGAAGAAAAGCTTCTAGAAAAAATGATCAGAACAGAGATTAAGGTTGAAGCGATAGAAAGTGAAATAGTGAAAACTCAAGATTCTGTCTTGAAGACTTTAAACGAAATAAAGAAGAAAGTTGCCGATATCAACGACAAATTTGAAGACCTGAGAAATAATATCACGGAAGAGATGATTGCAAAAACTAAGGATTTAGAGAAGAAAGAGG AACTCTTCAAGAATTCATTTGAGGAACTACGAACGAAATTCACAAACGACATGGAGAATCAAAGAAACGCTCTTACTGTTGCCAAAG AAGAGATGGCAAAGCCTTCCGTCGCATTTTATGCACACCACGTGACAGATCTGGTCCTTGATGTGAGTGACGAGATCATTGTGTTTGATACAATCATTACAAATGAGGGTTCTGGATATGATACATCCACAGGGATCTTCACAGCCCCTGTCGAAGGATTATACCAGTTCACCGTTCATGTGTGttcaaaaactggaaaatatTCTGTCATTGGCTTGTCACTGGCAGGAAAGGTTGTTGCGGCAGCAGTGAATTACGATAAAGACTCCGAAACCTGTAGTTCAGTAGGAGCAGTAGTTAGAATGAACTCTGGAGAACAGATATGGGTAAAATGTACATCAGGATATTCTACCTATAGGTTATATCAAGACAACTATAGAATGAACACATTTAGTGGCATTCTGCTTAACAACTAG
- the LOC128547360 gene encoding uncharacterized protein LOC128547360 isoform X1: MLHSAINAFVLLFLINRVNVSLATEPVCSKFDYEEKLLEKVIRQEIKVETMRREIVKTQDSVLNTLNEIKKKVGDINDRFEDLRNNITEEMIAKTKDIEKKEELFKNLFEELQTNFTSDTENQRNAITDRQEFFKNLFDELRTNFTNDIENQRSALTDLKEEIARPSVAFYAHHVTDLALDVTDKIILFDKILTDEGSGYDTSTGIFTAPVGGLYQFTVHVCAQTGKFSVVGLVLDGKAVAATVNYGTNTDTCSSVGAVVRVKSGEQIWVKCTTGHSSAYRLFQNSHRMNTFSGILLNK; the protein is encoded by the exons ATGTTGCACTCTGCTATTAATGCGTTTGTTCTTTTGTTTCTTATAAATAGGGTCAATGTTTCTTTGGCTACAGAACCagtatgttcaaaatttgattaTGAAGAAAAGCTtctagaaaaagttattagacaaGAAATTAAGGTAGAAACAATGAGAAGGGAAATAGTGAAAACTCAAGATTCTGTCTTGAACACTTTAAACGAAATAAAGAAGAAAGTTGGCGATATCAACGACAGATTTGAAGACTTGAGAAATAATATCACGGAAGAGATGATTGCAAAAACTAAGGATATAGAGAAGAAAGAGG AACTCTTCAAGAACTTATTCGAAGAACTACAAACAAATTTCACGAGCGACACGGAGAATCAAAGAAATGCTATCACTGACCGCCAAG AATTCTTCAAGAATTTATTTGATGAACTACGAACGAATTTCACGAATGACATTGAGAATCAAAGAAGCGCTCTTACTGACCTCAAAG AGGAGATAGCACGGCCTTCCGTCGCATTTTATGCACACCACGTGACTGATCTGGCCCTTGATGTGACTGACAAGAtcattttgtttgataaaatcCTTACAGATGAGGGTTCTGGATACGACACATCCACAGGAATCTTCACTGCGCCAGTCGGTGGATTGTACCAGTTCACTGTCCATGTTTGTGCACAAACTGGAAAATTTTCTGTCGTTGGCTTAGTGTTGGATGGGAAGGCTGTTGCTGCCACAGTAAATTACGGTACAAACACCGACACCTGTAGTTCGGTAGGAGCAGTAGTTAGAGTGAAATCAGGAGAACAGATATGGGTGAAATGTACCACAGGACATAGTTCTGCCTATAGGTTATTTCAAAACAGTCATAGAATGAACACATTTAGTGGCATTCTGCTTAACAAATAG
- the LOC128547360 gene encoding complement C1q and tumor necrosis factor-related protein 9A-like isoform X3, with protein sequence MLHSAINAFVLLFLINRVNVSLATEPVCSKFDYEEKLLEKVIRQEIKVETMRREIVKTQDSVLNTLNEIKKKVGDINDRFEDLRNNITEEMIAKTKDIEKKEEFFKNLFDELRTNFTNDIENQRSALTDLKEEIARPSVAFYAHHVTDLALDVTDKIILFDKILTDEGSGYDTSTGIFTAPVGGLYQFTVHVCAQTGKFSVVGLVLDGKAVAATVNYGTNTDTCSSVGAVVRVKSGEQIWVKCTTGHSSAYRLFQNSHRMNTFSGILLNK encoded by the exons ATGTTGCACTCTGCTATTAATGCGTTTGTTCTTTTGTTTCTTATAAATAGGGTCAATGTTTCTTTGGCTACAGAACCagtatgttcaaaatttgattaTGAAGAAAAGCTtctagaaaaagttattagacaaGAAATTAAGGTAGAAACAATGAGAAGGGAAATAGTGAAAACTCAAGATTCTGTCTTGAACACTTTAAACGAAATAAAGAAGAAAGTTGGCGATATCAACGACAGATTTGAAGACTTGAGAAATAATATCACGGAAGAGATGATTGCAAAAACTAAGGATATAGAGAAGAAAGAGG AATTCTTCAAGAATTTATTTGATGAACTACGAACGAATTTCACGAATGACATTGAGAATCAAAGAAGCGCTCTTACTGACCTCAAAG AGGAGATAGCACGGCCTTCCGTCGCATTTTATGCACACCACGTGACTGATCTGGCCCTTGATGTGACTGACAAGAtcattttgtttgataaaatcCTTACAGATGAGGGTTCTGGATACGACACATCCACAGGAATCTTCACTGCGCCAGTCGGTGGATTGTACCAGTTCACTGTCCATGTTTGTGCACAAACTGGAAAATTTTCTGTCGTTGGCTTAGTGTTGGATGGGAAGGCTGTTGCTGCCACAGTAAATTACGGTACAAACACCGACACCTGTAGTTCGGTAGGAGCAGTAGTTAGAGTGAAATCAGGAGAACAGATATGGGTGAAATGTACCACAGGACATAGTTCTGCCTATAGGTTATTTCAAAACAGTCATAGAATGAACACATTTAGTGGCATTCTGCTTAACAAATAG